From a single Phacochoerus africanus isolate WHEZ1 chromosome 11, ROS_Pafr_v1, whole genome shotgun sequence genomic region:
- the P2RY6 gene encoding P2Y purinoceptor 6 isoform X2 produces the protein MDARNGPLALTDLALTQSSSFNSHRAGGEKGKWKKRREIRFPPSLCPPSAKFVCLCGQPDTTGANQPRALLPELKTGIENGNQQRLTPCGVRGVSVPPDGAPGVEIRRLLPKEGPWLWKAESRLKSPSGCRRPGGTAMAMAWDNGTGRALSFPPTTCVYQENFKRLLLPPVYSVVLAAGLPLNACVIAQICTSRRALTRTAVYTLNLALADLLYTCSLPLLIYNYARGDYWPFGDLACRLVRFLFYANLHGSILFLTCISFQRYLGICHPLAPWHKRGGRRAAWLVCGAVWLAVTTQCLPTAHFAATGIQRNRTVCYDLSPPSLATHYMPYGMALTVIGFLLPFGALLACYCRLARRLCRRDGPAGPVAQERRGKAARMAVVVAAAFAISFLPFHITKTAYLAVRSTPGVPCPVLEAFAAAYKGTRPFASANSVLDPILFYFTQKKFRQRPQELLQKLTAKWQRQGR, from the exons TTCCAGCTTTAATTCCCATCGAGCAGGAGGTGAGAAGGGGAagtggaaaaagagaagagaaatcagattccctccctccctgtgccctCCTTCTGCCAAGTTTGTCTGCTTGTGTGGCCAGCCGGATACCACAG GCGCAAACCAACCCCGTGCCTTGTTGCCTGAATTGAAAACCGGAATTGAAAACGGAAACCAGCAGAGGTTGACCCCTTGCGGGGTGAGGGGCGTCAGTGTTCCTCCCGATGGTGCACCTGGAGTGGAG ataagaagacTGCTCCCAAAAGAAGGACCATGGCTTTGGAAGGCGGAGTCCAGGCTGAAGAG CCCCTCTGGATGTAGGAGGCCCGGCGGAACAGCCATGGCCATGGCGTGGGACAACGGCACAGGCCGGGCCCTGAGCTTCCCGCCCACCACTTGCGTCTACCAGGAGAACTTCAAGCGGCTGCTCTTGCCACCTGTGTACTCGGTGGTGCTGGCGGCTGGGCTGCCCCTGAACGCCTGCGTCATCGCCCAGATATGCACGTCCCGCCGGGCCCTGACCCGCACGGCTGTGTACACCCTGAACTTGGCCCTGGCTGACCTGCTGTacacctgctccctgcccctgctcatcTACAACTATGCCCGGGGTGACTACTGGCCCTTCGGAGACCTCGCCTGCCGCCTGGTCCGCTTCCTGTTCTACGCCAACCTACACGGAAGCATCCTTTTTCTTACCTGCATCAGCTTCCAGCGCTACCTGGGCATCTGCCACCCGCTGGCCCCTTGGCACAAGCGCGGGGGCCGCCGGGCCGCCTGGCTAGTGTGCGGGGCTGTGTGGCTGGCCGTGACAACCCAGTGCCTGCCCACAGCCCACTTTGCTGCCACAGGCATCCAGCGAAACCGCACCGTCTGCTACGACCTGAGCCCACCCAGCCTTGCCACCCACTACATGCCCTATGGCATGGCCCTCACGGTCATTGGCTTCCTGCTGCCCTTTGGCGCCCTGCTGGCCTGCTACTGCCGCCTGGCCCGCCGTCTATGCCGCCGGGATGGCCCAGCAGGGCCTGTGGCCCAGGAGCGGCGTGGCAAGGCGGCCCGcatggctgtggtggtggcagcGGCCTTCGCCATCAGCTTCCTGCCTTTCCACATTACCAAGACGGCCTACCTGGCGGTGCGCTCCACGCCCGGCGTCCCCTGCCCGGTGCTGGAGGCCTTCGCGGCCGCCTACAAGGGCACTCGGCCCTTCGCCAGTGCCAACAGCGTCTTGGACCCCATCCTCTTCTACTTCACCCAGAAGAAGTTCCGCCAGCGGCCGCAAGAGCTGCTCCAGAAACTCACAGCCAAGTGGCAGCGACAGGGTCGCTGA
- the P2RY6 gene encoding P2Y purinoceptor 6 isoform X1 produces the protein MRRRREGWGRSRLLGLRRWPQTRSPGAAATSLSAPHHPLSSAGVGRVPGRRPFLRLRAPQIQFPSGSGVGGGREGWPPQGLFQAEAALPGNKGRCSLRGAPVLVRAEAREPRVWPPPLTHPTWGHQGAPGTGRLPIRRLLPKEGPWLWKAESRLKSPSGCRRPGGTAMAMAWDNGTGRALSFPPTTCVYQENFKRLLLPPVYSVVLAAGLPLNACVIAQICTSRRALTRTAVYTLNLALADLLYTCSLPLLIYNYARGDYWPFGDLACRLVRFLFYANLHGSILFLTCISFQRYLGICHPLAPWHKRGGRRAAWLVCGAVWLAVTTQCLPTAHFAATGIQRNRTVCYDLSPPSLATHYMPYGMALTVIGFLLPFGALLACYCRLARRLCRRDGPAGPVAQERRGKAARMAVVVAAAFAISFLPFHITKTAYLAVRSTPGVPCPVLEAFAAAYKGTRPFASANSVLDPILFYFTQKKFRQRPQELLQKLTAKWQRQGR, from the exons ATGAGAAGACGGAGAGAGGGCTGGGGACGAAGCAGGCTGCTGGGTCTGCGGCGCTGGCCTCAGACCCGCAGCCCCGGGGCCGCCGccacctccctctctgcccctcatcatcctctttcctctgctggggtggggagggttccAGGAAGGAGACCTTTTCTCCGCCTCCGTGCTCCTCAGATTCAGTTTCCGTCAGGCTCTGGTgtggggggtggcagggaggggtggCCCCCGCAGGGGCTATTTCAGGCAGAGGCAGCCCTGCCAGGAAACAAAGGGCGCTGCTCGCTCAGAGGTGCCCCAGTCCTGGTGAGAGCAGAAGCGCGAGAGCCTCGTGTCTGGCCTCCCCCCTTGACCCATCCCACTTGGGGCCACCAAGGTGCTCCGGGGACAGGAAGGCTGCCT ataagaagacTGCTCCCAAAAGAAGGACCATGGCTTTGGAAGGCGGAGTCCAGGCTGAAGAG CCCCTCTGGATGTAGGAGGCCCGGCGGAACAGCCATGGCCATGGCGTGGGACAACGGCACAGGCCGGGCCCTGAGCTTCCCGCCCACCACTTGCGTCTACCAGGAGAACTTCAAGCGGCTGCTCTTGCCACCTGTGTACTCGGTGGTGCTGGCGGCTGGGCTGCCCCTGAACGCCTGCGTCATCGCCCAGATATGCACGTCCCGCCGGGCCCTGACCCGCACGGCTGTGTACACCCTGAACTTGGCCCTGGCTGACCTGCTGTacacctgctccctgcccctgctcatcTACAACTATGCCCGGGGTGACTACTGGCCCTTCGGAGACCTCGCCTGCCGCCTGGTCCGCTTCCTGTTCTACGCCAACCTACACGGAAGCATCCTTTTTCTTACCTGCATCAGCTTCCAGCGCTACCTGGGCATCTGCCACCCGCTGGCCCCTTGGCACAAGCGCGGGGGCCGCCGGGCCGCCTGGCTAGTGTGCGGGGCTGTGTGGCTGGCCGTGACAACCCAGTGCCTGCCCACAGCCCACTTTGCTGCCACAGGCATCCAGCGAAACCGCACCGTCTGCTACGACCTGAGCCCACCCAGCCTTGCCACCCACTACATGCCCTATGGCATGGCCCTCACGGTCATTGGCTTCCTGCTGCCCTTTGGCGCCCTGCTGGCCTGCTACTGCCGCCTGGCCCGCCGTCTATGCCGCCGGGATGGCCCAGCAGGGCCTGTGGCCCAGGAGCGGCGTGGCAAGGCGGCCCGcatggctgtggtggtggcagcGGCCTTCGCCATCAGCTTCCTGCCTTTCCACATTACCAAGACGGCCTACCTGGCGGTGCGCTCCACGCCCGGCGTCCCCTGCCCGGTGCTGGAGGCCTTCGCGGCCGCCTACAAGGGCACTCGGCCCTTCGCCAGTGCCAACAGCGTCTTGGACCCCATCCTCTTCTACTTCACCCAGAAGAAGTTCCGCCAGCGGCCGCAAGAGCTGCTCCAGAAACTCACAGCCAAGTGGCAGCGACAGGGTCGCTGA
- the P2RY6 gene encoding P2Y purinoceptor 6 isoform X3 encodes MLRGGNADVAEGYGCQEWTFGSNGPGPHPEIRRLLPKEGPWLWKAESRLKSPSGCRRPGGTAMAMAWDNGTGRALSFPPTTCVYQENFKRLLLPPVYSVVLAAGLPLNACVIAQICTSRRALTRTAVYTLNLALADLLYTCSLPLLIYNYARGDYWPFGDLACRLVRFLFYANLHGSILFLTCISFQRYLGICHPLAPWHKRGGRRAAWLVCGAVWLAVTTQCLPTAHFAATGIQRNRTVCYDLSPPSLATHYMPYGMALTVIGFLLPFGALLACYCRLARRLCRRDGPAGPVAQERRGKAARMAVVVAAAFAISFLPFHITKTAYLAVRSTPGVPCPVLEAFAAAYKGTRPFASANSVLDPILFYFTQKKFRQRPQELLQKLTAKWQRQGR; translated from the exons ataagaagacTGCTCCCAAAAGAAGGACCATGGCTTTGGAAGGCGGAGTCCAGGCTGAAGAG CCCCTCTGGATGTAGGAGGCCCGGCGGAACAGCCATGGCCATGGCGTGGGACAACGGCACAGGCCGGGCCCTGAGCTTCCCGCCCACCACTTGCGTCTACCAGGAGAACTTCAAGCGGCTGCTCTTGCCACCTGTGTACTCGGTGGTGCTGGCGGCTGGGCTGCCCCTGAACGCCTGCGTCATCGCCCAGATATGCACGTCCCGCCGGGCCCTGACCCGCACGGCTGTGTACACCCTGAACTTGGCCCTGGCTGACCTGCTGTacacctgctccctgcccctgctcatcTACAACTATGCCCGGGGTGACTACTGGCCCTTCGGAGACCTCGCCTGCCGCCTGGTCCGCTTCCTGTTCTACGCCAACCTACACGGAAGCATCCTTTTTCTTACCTGCATCAGCTTCCAGCGCTACCTGGGCATCTGCCACCCGCTGGCCCCTTGGCACAAGCGCGGGGGCCGCCGGGCCGCCTGGCTAGTGTGCGGGGCTGTGTGGCTGGCCGTGACAACCCAGTGCCTGCCCACAGCCCACTTTGCTGCCACAGGCATCCAGCGAAACCGCACCGTCTGCTACGACCTGAGCCCACCCAGCCTTGCCACCCACTACATGCCCTATGGCATGGCCCTCACGGTCATTGGCTTCCTGCTGCCCTTTGGCGCCCTGCTGGCCTGCTACTGCCGCCTGGCCCGCCGTCTATGCCGCCGGGATGGCCCAGCAGGGCCTGTGGCCCAGGAGCGGCGTGGCAAGGCGGCCCGcatggctgtggtggtggcagcGGCCTTCGCCATCAGCTTCCTGCCTTTCCACATTACCAAGACGGCCTACCTGGCGGTGCGCTCCACGCCCGGCGTCCCCTGCCCGGTGCTGGAGGCCTTCGCGGCCGCCTACAAGGGCACTCGGCCCTTCGCCAGTGCCAACAGCGTCTTGGACCCCATCCTCTTCTACTTCACCCAGAAGAAGTTCCGCCAGCGGCCGCAAGAGCTGCTCCAGAAACTCACAGCCAAGTGGCAGCGACAGGGTCGCTGA
- the P2RY6 gene encoding P2Y purinoceptor 6 isoform X4 gives MAMAWDNGTGRALSFPPTTCVYQENFKRLLLPPVYSVVLAAGLPLNACVIAQICTSRRALTRTAVYTLNLALADLLYTCSLPLLIYNYARGDYWPFGDLACRLVRFLFYANLHGSILFLTCISFQRYLGICHPLAPWHKRGGRRAAWLVCGAVWLAVTTQCLPTAHFAATGIQRNRTVCYDLSPPSLATHYMPYGMALTVIGFLLPFGALLACYCRLARRLCRRDGPAGPVAQERRGKAARMAVVVAAAFAISFLPFHITKTAYLAVRSTPGVPCPVLEAFAAAYKGTRPFASANSVLDPILFYFTQKKFRQRPQELLQKLTAKWQRQGR, from the coding sequence ATGGCCATGGCGTGGGACAACGGCACAGGCCGGGCCCTGAGCTTCCCGCCCACCACTTGCGTCTACCAGGAGAACTTCAAGCGGCTGCTCTTGCCACCTGTGTACTCGGTGGTGCTGGCGGCTGGGCTGCCCCTGAACGCCTGCGTCATCGCCCAGATATGCACGTCCCGCCGGGCCCTGACCCGCACGGCTGTGTACACCCTGAACTTGGCCCTGGCTGACCTGCTGTacacctgctccctgcccctgctcatcTACAACTATGCCCGGGGTGACTACTGGCCCTTCGGAGACCTCGCCTGCCGCCTGGTCCGCTTCCTGTTCTACGCCAACCTACACGGAAGCATCCTTTTTCTTACCTGCATCAGCTTCCAGCGCTACCTGGGCATCTGCCACCCGCTGGCCCCTTGGCACAAGCGCGGGGGCCGCCGGGCCGCCTGGCTAGTGTGCGGGGCTGTGTGGCTGGCCGTGACAACCCAGTGCCTGCCCACAGCCCACTTTGCTGCCACAGGCATCCAGCGAAACCGCACCGTCTGCTACGACCTGAGCCCACCCAGCCTTGCCACCCACTACATGCCCTATGGCATGGCCCTCACGGTCATTGGCTTCCTGCTGCCCTTTGGCGCCCTGCTGGCCTGCTACTGCCGCCTGGCCCGCCGTCTATGCCGCCGGGATGGCCCAGCAGGGCCTGTGGCCCAGGAGCGGCGTGGCAAGGCGGCCCGcatggctgtggtggtggcagcGGCCTTCGCCATCAGCTTCCTGCCTTTCCACATTACCAAGACGGCCTACCTGGCGGTGCGCTCCACGCCCGGCGTCCCCTGCCCGGTGCTGGAGGCCTTCGCGGCCGCCTACAAGGGCACTCGGCCCTTCGCCAGTGCCAACAGCGTCTTGGACCCCATCCTCTTCTACTTCACCCAGAAGAAGTTCCGCCAGCGGCCGCAAGAGCTGCTCCAGAAACTCACAGCCAAGTGGCAGCGACAGGGTCGCTGA